A window from Bdellovibrionales bacterium encodes these proteins:
- the arsC gene encoding arsenate reductase (glutaredoxin) (This arsenate reductase requires both glutathione and glutaredoxin to convert arsenate to arsenite, after which the efflux transporter formed by ArsA and ArsB can extrude the arsenite from the cell, providing resistance.) — protein sequence MSQWKIYHNPKCSKSREALALLQARGVEPVVVEYLKEPPTAREIRELIKNLGGLTPALVRTKEDLYQELGFDVNSVDVVVENLVKHPKLLERPIVVKDHVAVIGRPVENIEKLF from the coding sequence ATGTCTCAGTGGAAAATCTATCACAATCCAAAATGCAGTAAGAGTCGTGAGGCTCTGGCTTTGTTGCAAGCGCGTGGTGTGGAGCCGGTCGTTGTCGAGTATCTGAAAGAGCCGCCAACGGCGAGAGAGATCCGCGAGTTGATCAAGAATTTGGGTGGGCTAACTCCGGCCCTCGTGCGTACGAAAGAAGACCTATATCAAGAACTCGGTTTTGATGTGAACTCAGTTGATGTTGTTGTTGAAAATCTTGTGAAACATCCGAAGCTTTTAGAAAGACCGATCGTCGTGAAAGATCATGTCGCTGTCATCGGTCGTCCTGTTGAGAATATCGAAAAATTATTTTAA
- a CDS encoding VWA domain-containing protein, which produces MKARSLRIATLIFGMALFTSVLFQNCAPVSFKPEEAANALAAKGDEESQAPAVCDDGQVSGSIKWEVVNGQNIEEPGKCDFGGNLTMVYEKQQKLLCDGGKYVGSNEFQKGKLLGQKGACNCADGVNNGMSVWKNVDGQTISENQACPANGTLTLTYEKQQKYTCDNGKLVSSEDYQKGKLLSQAGACKCADGSAEGASSIKLVPNATIVEQGLCPNGGNLQYVYEKQQTYICTNSQSVAQNMFSKGKLLQTTGACNCSDGVVSGGFKFVTLAGQTVSEAAACKYGGNLANVYEKQEKNLCTNGSFSSTGDYQKGAFLRQDGACNPPPVLTESFSISATKTMKPLDMVWVIDNSGSMNEEAANVRANLTAFINALDKSSDMKFMLLSKQGTTGTSVALPSGLDATRFVQYNKTIGSNDGPAQLISQLNFNISSGIPFFRADSKKIIVFVTDDNSSMTAANFTTNLAKAGVASGQAAIFSFIGLGSSVSKCQAATGAVYQTLATQTGSQVYNICDLDWSKHFADLKTDVLTKLGRSFTLKDTMAMKIVKVEVDGVAIDASKYSFANGVLLLADDVTMTETSSVKVSYTQE; this is translated from the coding sequence ATGAAAGCACGTAGCCTGCGTATAGCCACGCTGATTTTCGGTATGGCTCTCTTCACAAGCGTTCTTTTCCAGAACTGCGCTCCTGTATCATTTAAGCCAGAAGAAGCTGCCAATGCTCTCGCTGCAAAAGGCGATGAGGAATCACAGGCACCAGCGGTTTGTGATGACGGCCAAGTCAGCGGCTCTATTAAATGGGAAGTCGTGAACGGACAAAACATCGAAGAGCCGGGCAAGTGTGACTTCGGCGGCAACCTCACGATGGTTTATGAGAAACAACAAAAGCTTCTTTGCGATGGCGGTAAGTACGTCGGCAGCAATGAATTCCAAAAAGGTAAACTCCTTGGCCAGAAAGGCGCTTGTAACTGCGCTGATGGCGTGAACAATGGCATGAGCGTTTGGAAAAACGTTGATGGTCAAACCATCAGCGAAAACCAAGCATGCCCCGCCAACGGCACTTTGACTCTGACTTATGAAAAACAACAGAAGTACACTTGCGACAACGGCAAGCTTGTTTCTTCTGAAGATTACCAAAAAGGCAAACTCCTCAGCCAAGCCGGCGCTTGTAAATGTGCCGATGGCTCTGCGGAAGGGGCTTCTTCAATCAAGCTCGTTCCTAATGCAACAATCGTTGAGCAAGGTCTCTGCCCGAACGGCGGTAACTTGCAATACGTCTATGAGAAGCAGCAGACTTATATCTGCACGAATTCTCAGTCTGTAGCTCAAAACATGTTCTCTAAAGGTAAGCTCTTGCAGACGACGGGTGCTTGTAACTGTTCTGACGGTGTTGTTAGCGGCGGCTTTAAGTTCGTAACTTTGGCGGGTCAAACGGTCTCTGAGGCTGCGGCTTGTAAGTATGGCGGCAATCTTGCCAACGTCTATGAAAAACAAGAGAAGAACCTCTGCACAAACGGTTCGTTCAGCTCAACGGGTGACTACCAAAAAGGTGCGTTCCTCCGTCAGGATGGTGCTTGTAACCCACCACCTGTATTGACTGAAAGCTTCTCGATCAGTGCAACTAAGACAATGAAGCCACTTGATATGGTTTGGGTGATTGATAACTCGGGTTCTATGAATGAAGAGGCGGCAAACGTTCGTGCGAATCTGACAGCTTTCATCAATGCTTTGGATAAGTCTTCAGACATGAAGTTCATGCTTCTCAGTAAGCAAGGAACAACAGGGACGTCTGTGGCTTTGCCAAGTGGCTTGGATGCAACTCGCTTCGTTCAGTATAATAAGACAATCGGTTCTAACGACGGTCCTGCGCAGCTGATCAGTCAGTTGAACTTCAACATTAGCAGCGGTATTCCGTTCTTCCGTGCGGATTCTAAGAAGATCATCGTGTTTGTAACAGATGACAACTCGTCGATGACGGCTGCGAACTTTACGACGAATTTAGCAAAAGCCGGTGTGGCTTCCGGTCAGGCTGCGATCTTCAGCTTCATTGGTCTTGGCAGCTCCGTGAGTAAGTGTCAGGCGGCGACGGGGGCGGTTTACCAAACTCTCGCAACTCAAACGGGTTCGCAGGTTTACAACATCTGTGATTTGGATTGGTCGAAACACTTTGCTGATTTGAAAACGGATGTATTAACGAAACTCGGTCGCTCGTTCACTTTGAAAGACACAATGGCAATGAAGATTGTGAAAGTAGAAGTAGACGGAGTTGCAATCGATGCCAGCAAGTACAGTTTCGCAAATGGCGTGCTCTTACTGGCGGATGACGTCACCATGACAGAGACTAGCTCCGTCAAGGTTTCATATACTCAGGAATAA
- a CDS encoding valine--tRNA ligase — MAEQNTNQLSDRYNPQEVEGKVYQWWEESGFFKAENRSTKPPFSIILPPPNVTGFLHMGHALDHTIQDLLIRWKRMNGFNTMWLPGTDHAGIATQSVVERELKKNEHVTRHQLGREKFVEKIWDWKRQYGDRIYSQMRRLGDSCDWERATFTLDDGVSKAVRKVFVSLYKKNWIYKGQRLINWSGPLETAISDLEVEYKTVKGSLWHINYPLEDGSGFLTIATTRPETLLGDTAVCVNPEDERYKALIGKNVIVPLINRKVKIIADSYVDKSFGSGVVKITPAHDFNDYKIGKAHNLDFINILTKKTTMNENAGPYQGLSVIEARKKVIEDLKNLNLLVKEEPHVNNVGHCSRSGAVVEPFLSEQWFVKTEGLSVPSRRVVESGTIRFEPESWTKVYLHWMNIIEDWCISRQLWWGHRIPAWNCPDCGHVTVSETDPTECEKCHKKNLTQEEDVLDTWFSSALWPFSTMGWPEETETLKTFYPTSYLVTGHDIIFFWVARMIMMGLEFKRDVPFRTVYIHGLVRDSQGKKMSKSSGNSVDPVEMIDKHGADALRFSFLAHLYSGKDFKFAEQRLEGYRNFMNKIWNAARFALTNLQDFQAPADGVKALPNKAQISIFDQWIITKLGEVEKTVEEALEQERFSDAATALYQFTWNQFCDWYIEFTKPIFSGSNKEERAATQLVMAQVLNRMMRLLHPFIPFISEEIYQKLPIRGKACIIDQYPNTRNDKDFLALGSPQAAYEIDIVKDVVTAIRNIRGENRISPAEKLNVRLGITEADIQKVLGNNKTAIMTMARLANLDIGADGNLQKCAVAPITTKMGQIKVIIPLEGLVDFDEEIKRLNKGIEKLNKDISMLTSKLSNEKFIANADEDVVAADRELLAQSKVQIESMKEALVRFQ; from the coding sequence ATGGCGGAACAAAATACGAACCAGCTCTCAGATCGTTACAACCCTCAAGAAGTTGAAGGCAAAGTTTATCAGTGGTGGGAAGAATCCGGTTTCTTTAAAGCAGAGAACCGCTCGACGAAACCTCCATTCAGCATCATCTTGCCTCCACCGAACGTCACAGGCTTCTTGCACATGGGGCATGCTCTCGATCATACAATTCAGGATTTACTCATCCGTTGGAAACGCATGAACGGTTTCAACACCATGTGGTTGCCAGGCACGGATCACGCCGGCATTGCGACTCAATCGGTTGTTGAAAGAGAACTCAAAAAGAATGAACACGTCACTCGCCACCAACTCGGCCGCGAGAAATTCGTAGAAAAAATCTGGGACTGGAAACGCCAGTACGGCGATCGCATTTATTCCCAAATGCGCCGCTTAGGTGATTCTTGTGACTGGGAACGCGCGACCTTCACTCTCGATGACGGTGTTTCTAAAGCCGTTCGCAAGGTTTTCGTTTCTCTTTACAAAAAGAACTGGATCTACAAAGGCCAAAGACTCATCAACTGGTCGGGCCCTCTCGAGACAGCCATCTCGGACCTCGAAGTAGAATACAAAACCGTTAAAGGTTCTCTCTGGCACATCAACTACCCGCTCGAAGATGGTTCAGGCTTCCTGACGATTGCAACGACTCGTCCAGAAACTCTCTTGGGCGACACGGCGGTTTGTGTCAACCCTGAAGATGAGCGCTACAAAGCTCTCATCGGTAAAAACGTGATCGTGCCTTTGATCAATCGTAAGGTAAAAATCATCGCGGACTCGTATGTTGATAAGTCTTTCGGTTCCGGCGTTGTGAAAATCACTCCGGCGCACGATTTCAATGACTACAAAATCGGTAAAGCGCACAACCTCGATTTCATCAATATTCTGACGAAGAAAACAACGATGAACGAAAACGCGGGTCCTTACCAAGGCCTCAGCGTGATCGAAGCTCGCAAGAAAGTGATCGAGGATCTTAAAAACTTGAACCTTCTCGTCAAAGAAGAGCCTCACGTGAACAACGTAGGTCACTGCTCGCGCTCAGGCGCTGTGGTTGAGCCCTTCTTGTCGGAACAGTGGTTCGTTAAAACAGAAGGCCTTTCTGTTCCTTCTCGCCGTGTGGTTGAGAGTGGTACAATTCGCTTTGAACCTGAGTCTTGGACAAAGGTTTACCTTCACTGGATGAATATCATCGAAGACTGGTGTATTTCGCGTCAGCTTTGGTGGGGTCACCGTATTCCTGCATGGAACTGCCCTGACTGCGGTCACGTGACTGTCTCTGAGACAGATCCTACGGAGTGCGAAAAGTGCCATAAGAAAAACCTCACGCAAGAGGAAGACGTTCTCGATACTTGGTTCAGCTCGGCATTGTGGCCGTTCTCAACAATGGGCTGGCCGGAAGAGACTGAAACTCTGAAGACGTTCTACCCAACCAGTTACCTAGTCACTGGTCACGATATCATTTTCTTCTGGGTTGCTCGTATGATCATGATGGGTCTTGAGTTCAAACGTGATGTGCCGTTCAGAACGGTTTACATTCATGGCCTTGTTCGCGACTCTCAAGGTAAGAAAATGTCTAAGAGCTCCGGCAACTCTGTTGATCCGGTTGAAATGATCGACAAGCACGGTGCGGATGCGCTGAGATTCTCGTTCCTCGCTCACTTGTATTCCGGTAAAGACTTCAAGTTTGCTGAGCAACGCCTCGAAGGTTACCGCAATTTCATGAATAAGATCTGGAATGCGGCCCGCTTTGCTCTGACGAATCTTCAGGACTTCCAAGCTCCGGCAGATGGCGTGAAGGCTTTGCCAAACAAGGCGCAGATTTCGATCTTCGACCAATGGATCATCACGAAACTTGGCGAAGTAGAAAAAACGGTCGAGGAAGCTCTCGAGCAAGAGCGCTTCTCAGACGCGGCAACGGCTTTGTATCAGTTCACATGGAATCAATTCTGTGACTGGTACATCGAGTTCACAAAACCGATCTTCAGCGGCTCTAACAAAGAAGAGCGCGCAGCGACTCAGCTCGTGATGGCGCAAGTTCTCAATCGTATGATGAGACTCTTGCACCCATTCATCCCGTTCATTTCGGAAGAGATTTACCAAAAGCTTCCGATCCGCGGGAAGGCTTGTATCATCGACCAATACCCGAACACGCGTAACGATAAAGACTTCTTGGCTTTGGGTTCACCACAAGCCGCTTACGAAATCGATATCGTTAAAGACGTTGTGACTGCGATCCGCAATATCCGCGGCGAGAACCGCATTAGCCCGGCAGAAAAGCTCAATGTGCGCTTGGGTATTACAGAGGCCGATATCCAAAAGGTCCTGGGTAATAACAAGACAGCCATCATGACAATGGCTCGTTTGGCGAATCTGGATATCGGTGCTGACGGCAATCTGCAAAAGTGCGCGGTTGCCCCAATCACCACGAAGATGGGTCAAATCAAGGTCATTATTCCGTTAGAAGGCCTTGTGGATTTTGATGAGGAAATTAAGCGTCTTAATAAGGGTATCGAGAAGCTAAACAAGGATATCTCGATGCTGACGAGTAAGCTTTCCAATGAAAAATTTATAGCCAATGCCGATGAGGACGTCGTCGCTGCTGATAGAGAGCTATTAGCTCAAAGTAAAGTGCAGATCGAGTCCATGAAAGAGGCCCTTGTAAGATTCCAATAA